The DNA region CCTCCAAGCTCTCCTTGGCTTCGGGCTCCTGGTGGCCTTCCTCGGCCGCTACGGACCAGGCAGCGTGGCCATCAGCATCCTCATCTTGGCCTTTGCCATCCAGTGGGCCGTACTGATCCAGGGTTTTTTATACTTCTTCCTGAACGGCAAAATTTACGTGGGAGCTCAGAGGtaaggcaggagggagctgctgctgcccagccgcGACCCTCCCGGGTCCAGCCCTGGCACACTGGCTCCCTCCTCTGTAAAACTCACAGCTCTGCTTTGGAGGAGGCTTATGAGGACCAGGCTGCTGGGTTATTTGAGTACCACACTAGTGAGGGCCACGTAAGTACTGCCAACGTTAGAGCCAGGCGTTTAGGGGGGCACGCTGGCCCCTGCCTGCCTCAAGCCCAGCTGTCCCTTTGTCACCAACCTCGCAAGGCTCGGGCTGCCGGTTCAGGGACGCAGAGTCGCAGGATCCGGGCTGCAGGCTCAGGTCCCGTCTCCCCCGACCCTGCTCTCTCCAGCCCCAcgccttccctctccttcccagcgTGGTCAGTGCCGACTTCTGCACCGCAGCCATTCTGATCTCCACTGGAGCTGTTTTGGGCAGGGTAAACCCTGTCCAGATGCTGCTGTTGACCCTGCTGGGAGTCACCCTCTTCACTCTCAACGAATACATCCTGCTCAGTCTCATGGGGGTGAGTCACCGATTGGGGGGGCCCACCAGAAAGGGGGTGACCATGGGTTTAGGCTCCTCACATCAAGACCTGCCTTGTCTGTAGAGACAAATCCCAGATCCCTCCTTCCTGCACGGTGTTTTTCTGTACTCACCAGGTAAGCGACAGCGGGGGCTCCTTGACCGTCCACACCTTCGGTGCTTATTTCGGCTTGATGGTTTCACGGATCTTGCACCAGCCCCATATGGAcaagaggaaagagcagcaggaCACAGGGCACCAGCCAGATTTCTTTGCTGTGGTTGGTACGGAGCTCGAATCCTACAACACCGGAGTCATAGACATGGTGGTGGAAGGACCATCACCAACATTAGGACAGTGTGGCTGTGTCTCTGACCAGCAGTCTCTTGCAAACCATCAAGGACAGAGATCTTccacctccctggggacctgTCCTGGAGCTGCACCACCCTCTTCTTGTGTCCAACCTGAACCTCCCACCCTGCAAGCTGTGTCCACTTGCATCTCTTGGCACTAGCAAGAAGTTTCTTTCCCACAAGGGATCAACCCCAACATCAAAACCTGCCTGTTCCCCTTCCCCGCAGGAACCATCTACCTGTGGATCTTCTGGCCCAGCTTCACCTCAGCCACCACAGTCCGTGACAATGCCGAGCCCTGGGCAGTGCTCAACACCTACTTCTCTCTGGCAGCAAGCACCTTGGCCACCTTTGTCCTCTTGCCTGTCCTCCAGGAGGAGGGCACACTGCGGATGGTAGGTCCTCTCCTGGGACAAACCCAAGCCTCATGCACCGCCCATGTCCCGTCCTACAGGGACAGCAAGCGTGAATGCACCCGGGGCAACAGGGGATGCCCATTAGGTTTTCTTAGGTTCATTAAGACCCGTGTTGATCCCCAAGGAAGCCCaaatccccccagccccatgctgATGGTGTCAATTCCCTCGACCATGTCCCGCTCCATCAGGTTCAGATCCAGGATGCCACCTTGGCCGGCGCAGCTGTGATGGGCATGgctggggagatgctggtcaCCCCCTTCGGGGCTCTCATCGCGGGGTTTCTGGCCGGCCTGATCCCCCCACTTGGCTTCAGATTCCTCACGGTGAGTCACCTCGGGACAGCCGAGGACACCAGTCCCAGGTCAGGGGAGCACCCCGCTTTGGGGGAGGCTGCATTGCCACCCTGCAGCTCCCAAACCTGCAAACACCGAGCCGCAGCGCAGCCTCCCTGGGCAAGCATCCCCCATCCAAACCCAGCTTTTCCTTAATGCTCTCCCCAGCCCGTCCTGTGCTCCAGGCTGAAAACCCAGGACACGTGCGGGGTTCACAATGTCCACGGGCTGCCGGGGATCCTGGGTGCCTTGCTGGGGACGCTGCTGACGGCACTGGCCACCGCAGATGCTTACGGTGGCAGGTGAGAAGAGCCAGAATCAGGGGTGCCATCGACTCCATGCACCAAGCTGGGGCCACCACGACGCCTGAAGTCGGGGATGCTCCGCACACCCTCTGTTACAGCACCCCCTTATAGCCCATCACCCAGAGCCACGAGCTGAGCCCCCCGTTTCCCTGCCTGGGAGAACAAGCTCCCCAAAAACCCATCCCCGCTCCGGCTTGCAGGCTGGAGCTCGTGTTCCCGCTGGTGGCCCGGGGCAGCCGGACGGCCACCGACCAGGCGCTCAGCCAGCTCTGCGCCCTGCCCGTCACCCTGCTGCTCGCCACGCTCGGCGGCAGCCTCACGGGTGAGTTttgcctccggtgggatgggacGGAGGGTGAGAGGAGCAGGGAAAATGATGGATTTTAGGGAAAAGCCAGGAGGAACCCCAACAGCCGGGGTGGAGAGCCCCGCAGTGCTCGGCGCTGCGCAaaccccccggggccggggccggagctgccCCTGGGGCTGGGACCGGGACTGGGGCTGCCTCCGGTGCCAGGgctgcccccggggccggggctcggtgcagcccagcccagcgctgccGCTAGATGTCAGGGGAAGCCCGACGAGAGGAGCCGGGCTGGACCGGCCGCCCCGGCTCTGAGACGCCCTCGTCCGGCTTTCGGCATCCTCAGGAGCCATCCTGAAAATGAAAGGGCTGAGGTCTCCCCCGGACACGCGGTACCTGGAAAACACCGTCCT from Calonectris borealis chromosome 29, bCalBor7.hap1.2, whole genome shotgun sequence includes:
- the RHBG gene encoding ammonium transporter Rh type B; the encoded protein is MPEHTAASRLQLSGLCFLLQILIIILFAVFARYSPESSPSLCSQQLNCSSRNKDSGFQHPRYRDVHLQALLGFGLLVAFLGRYGPGSVAISILILAFAIQWAVLIQGFLYFFLNGKIYVGAQSVVSADFCTAAILISTGAVLGRVNPVQMLLLTLLGVTLFTLNEYILLSLMGVSDSGGSLTVHTFGAYFGLMVSRILHQPHMDKRKEQQDTGHQPDFFAVVGTIYLWIFWPSFTSATTVRDNAEPWAVLNTYFSLAASTLATFVLLPVLQEEGTLRMVQIQDATLAGAAVMGMAGEMLVTPFGALIAGFLAGLIPPLGFRFLTPVLCSRLKTQDTCGVHNVHGLPGILGALLGTLLTALATADAYGGRLELVFPLVARGSRTATDQALSQLCALPVTLLLATLGGSLTGAILKMKGLRSPPDTRYLENTVLWEVAEERRNRRASRKEPGTSTLV